The window CGCAGTTTTAGGTGAGATCAGATCATTTTGATAATTCCGCAGACTCTGAGACCAGATGAGCTTCTCGACCTGAAGttacccctcctcccccgccaaAAGGCTTTTTGACAAgaatttgaaaaaacaaaatgttcatGCCAAATTGGCAACAGATGCTTTACAAACTGTCCACTGTTTGCCTTGGCAAAGCAGCTTCTTCTGGTGGACCCTGGAATTCCCCACGAGTTTGACTGAATTCCAGGGGAGTTTTCTTCAACAATGACTTCTCTCTGCCACCCTAGAGAGCTTCTACAGGTGAAGAACCAGACCAACAGTTGTCTAGTCTCTCCCTCCTGAAGCTCTGACCTCCTCGGGAGTGGTCATACATGTCTTGGTGGCCTCCTTCACTTGTCTTCTAGCCTGCTGACTCAGTCTGAGAGGACACCTAAACCCCCTCCTTGATTTCATGGTGGATCTACCTGGGCGTCTGGTAGCATCTAATGACTTAGACTTGAACTGCTCTTCTCTCTGGGGTTCTTTGAGTCTTGATGTTTTGTAGGAATCCTGATGAAGCAGTGCTCTCAGACAGGTGATTTCAGAAGGAACAGAAGGATCATCTCCCTCACCTTGAAGACAGAATATTTATGCCAACACTTCTTTGACACTGCAGTTCTCACATATTCACAGTTGgaaaaaatgactttgaaaattGTCATAGAAGTCAGTTATATTTCCATGATGTGTGTAAAAGCTGGAGAACATCCAAGAACACTTCTCACAGCAGGAGAAGACAATGTTACAAAGACAACGTAGATCGTTTTATTATACAAACAATGTTGGCGGTGCACCGATAGAAGTCGAAGCGAGTACTAACTGGTCCCAGCTCTCCCAGTTTGGGTGACTCCCAGTCAAAGAAACACACAGTGTCCTCCTGTTTTTTGAGCTCTTCCTCTCAATCGAAGATGCTGTTCAGCTTGTAGTTTGTCCTCAGTTCAGTAATCTAATAATGGAGTTAATGTCTGAGCTACGAAATCCAGGATTCCCCACGTCTTTAAGAACTCCCACTTTATCCTTGGCAGCGTGACGAGGGACAGAGAGCCGGAACGGCAGCAGGAAGTCGTTGGCAGCTTGGAAACCCTCACCAACAGAATAGATCTCATGGATGAGGTCCTCCAGACAGATGATGCCATGTTTACCTGAGACAAAAGACAGGTGAGGCAGATGTGAGTTGGGGGCTCCAGCAAGGTGGTTTAAGTGTCAGTCACCAATCACCTGCCCGGTCTCCCACACAAGAAAAACAGCTTCCAGAGATCAAAAGGTTGTCAGAAGAGCCGAGGGTGGCTCCACTTTGACCACGTAGCTGGTAACTTAGACAATACCATGGTCCACTTTACTCTAGCCACAGGTGGCTGTGACTAGGAAGGtcactgctgggatttgaacAGACCCACCAAGTGTGTGGCTGCAGGCCCACCCAAGGGCCCAGGGGAGACCCCGCCTCCTGTTGGCGAGAGCTCGGCCCTCCTGGCCTCACGCCGGTTTCCAGTCTCACTAAACCCACTAATCTGAAGCTCACATGAACATTTTTTGGCTGCAGAATGTGGCAGCAAGTACAGTTTCCATGGCGACCTAATAAACATCTCAACCGTTTCGAACTGTGAACCTGGGCTGAAAGAACTTCCTCGGATGGACACCTGCCGGCTGCACCAAGTCAAgtcaaaaagaaacatttggcAAAAGCATGAAGCTGCAGCCCTGCCCAGCACAgagacgtgcacgtgtggaagAGAGAGAGTTAAACAGCTTGATTTTCTCCCCTTTGATGGAAGGTATGAATCAGCGAGGGTCCTCACCTATGTGCTCCTCAATGAAGGTGTTGTCTGTGAGAGCAACCTTCCTCCTCCCAACTTTGGCCTGTCCTCTCTTCAGAATGAGCTCACGGACTGACTTCAGGTTGGGGAATCTATGTGGAACAGTGCACGTGCTTTGATCAGGAAACCAACCCACTGAGCTTGGAGACGTGCCGTCACCGGGACTCACCCCCAGGCAACGTAGGGCTCCACCAGCTTCAACATGGAGACGGAGGTCTTGTTGATTTCGACAAATGTGCCACTGAAAATCTTTCCGAGCCTCAACATGTGGATGACTTTCATCACTTTAGGACTGACGCCTTTGATCCTGTGAAGAGACCATCATGCGTTTAACTGGTGCGTCCTAATAAAAACTTGGTTACTTCTGGaactaaaaagggaaatttGGATATTTCAGTTTCATTACACACTGGTTAagcctctctttctttttctgatgaTTAATCTGTCTCCTATGGAGGAAACTCAGTTTGTCAGGAACTTCAATGACTTAAGGCAAACCTCCATCCATACATCAGGCAGGCACGCGCAACAGCTAATTGTTAACACACATTtgtacacacactcagaaaagcAGTCAACTCAACACAACATGATTGTGAGGTTGTCCAACTGGCTCCAGTCACGATGGAAGCAGAGCTGGACGTCAGGACTTACTCTCTTATGCGAACAACAAAGGCCAGCTTGTTCTTGGCGGGGGGCAGACGGGCGGCTGGTCGTCGGTTCAACCTCAAGATTCGAGATTCATCGCGGTGCTTCTTGTGACTGTCTTTCAGGAAGTCCTCCAAGCGCTTAAACTTTAATCCTTTACCTCTTGACACCTGGAAGAGCGCATTGATCATTCATTTACTCCTGTTGGCATGAGGATCTCATATCTTCTCCAAAATGACTGACCtacctttcttttttcctgcagggcgAGTTTGGCTTGGGTAGCTTTAATAGCCTGATaggatttcctcttttttaataaatactCAGGAACTAACTTGATCACCTTCTTGGATCTAAAGAAAGAAGAGTTGGAGGAAGAGTTCATCAAAATTGGTGGCATCTTCAACAATTTCACATACAAGATAAACACAAGTGGTGATCAATAAATGGTGCATGACACCAATAATACAATTGTGTTCATGTAATATATAAAAAGCATCATCGCTTTCACAACTCAAAAGATAATCCACAGAGCAGGCACATACTCACAAGACCAGTATGTTTACCGACACTTATTTACAGACACATGGTTACCGACACGAGTTTAAAGACACATCTTTACAGACACATAGTTGCAGACACATGTTTACCGACATAGGTTTATGAGTAGTAACCAAACGTTGGAGCTGTCGCATATGTCGGTCGGTAACAAACATGTGTAATTAAGTAGTATTTGCAGGCCATTGGTCCGCTAAATAACTGAGTTGTGGGATTGGTTATATAGTTAGTTTACCATTAATACTTTATAACATTCCAACTTTCCTATTTTTAACAAAGGATGAGGTTAGATACAATCATAGCTACTCACTCTTCTTCCGCCATGGTTACACTACTCGTTGGCTCACAGTGATGACGTCAGTCCTCGTCATCGACAGGCTCGTTCCTTGACCAGATGGCAGCAGCGCCACCCAGCGGCCGAGATGAGGACGTCATCAAACCGTGACTGGTTTGGCCGTTTTACTTCCATTATCCACCTATCTGTCCGATTGGCGAAATAACTTAAACGTTTATGAACACTTTTGAATGACATCCTAATGAAATCTTGATAATGGGCCAATTCTCGGGATGTTGGGTATTCCGAGGGGCTTTAATCATAAAGCAAACTACCATATGATACAACCTTGcattactactgcctatatatTCTAAACTGCGGGTGTAAACAAtcatatgtggggaaatgagctgcttggtggaggtttgagctctctgctttgtttctactttttttttaactccaaaCTACAGTTCAGCTAGCAAATGGTCCTAAATGTCACGCATACGGTATGTATTTCACTGTAccatcactctagatggtatctccttagcctctagtttctctgtgaggaatctaggagtaacgtttgaccaaaatctgtccttcaacacacacattaaactagtctctagaagtgccttttttcacctgaggaacatcacaaagatcaggaagctactgacccaccatgatgctgaaaagttagtccatgcatttgttacttccaggctggactattgtaattctttattatcagggtgtccaaacaactctttaagaagcctccagctgatccaaaatgcaaaaaggtattgacaaaagagatcacataactcctgtaatggcgtctcttcattggctgcccgttaaatttagaataatttaaGTCATAATATAAGTCAtaaaacaacagttttaatGAGAACTGTTCTCATATATCAAGGTGATGACGACGTTGGTGTCGGAGGCATCCCTGCTCACAAAGATCCGATTCACCAACCAGGCACTTCGTACATCGTGACCACCTTTTGCGCACCGCTGTGCTTGTGCACGTGTGACCAAGCTCAGTAGTCTGGTTGGCACCATCAAACTATTCTTTTTTTGCCCCTTGGCAGGAGATTCATTGGGAGCCAGAATTTAAACTAAATGACATGTCTGTCACCCTCTCCAGGGTCAGGAGCatgcatgcacatgcatgcCCCTCTAATGAAGAGAACACCTCTAGTGTGTCCAACACTTTCTGTATTCATGTAGAACACATTATTTCTATTTGGGCATTTATGTTAACAACAAAATACCTTCCATATAGGCATTCATCTCAAACACCCCCAACACAACACCAATACAGGCTGTTTTGCACGCAGAAATTGATTTGTATCACAGAAGAAGCTTGATATTATTCCACTAACTGACTGCCGACACATTGCAGAATTAGATGACGAAACTTCTCAAATATCAACAACTGTTATTCTTCAGCTCAGAAAGCATAAAAGAGCATTGTCAGGTGTGAGTGTTATATTTCAAAGATCATGCTAGTATTACACAACAGTAGAACTTTCCCTGTGGCCAGAACATAAAGTCACAGGgaaaatgttgctgctgtgtcatATCAATTACATCTCTGGAATGAGATgagaaaggaaaacattttaaagctgttgTTGAGTatttttgaactttttttttaaaattcagagcCATCGAGCAATCAATTACCAAATCATGCGAGTGTGGGTTGCTCTAAATTCTGTACCAGTGATGTGACACAGGCATGTGACTGTTAATACAGACTGACCATGAATTAAGAATACTTACTTACAGTATTTATAGTATTGTGCAAAAGATTATAGCAGTTGTGAGGGATGTTACATTTTTAAGGTGAATCACCAAAACCTCACAGGTATAGCCCATAATCCTAAATTTGACCGCCCTGAAGCACCTTACACATTACACAAAGGTCTTCATGGGTACATCATAAAACAGCCATCAGGTAGGTGTAAAGAGAATGGACTCACATTCCTCATTttcaatgaagaagaaaaatgaggatCATTAGCTAAGGTTTGACTCTGGCTGCTTCTCCCATATCCAGGTCTTAGCTTGAAAAATACCGTCTTCGCAATGacagcagataaaaaaaaggagaagactGATTCAACAAATTTGCCCCAAACACACCCTTCCTCCCCAAGATGGGCCCCACTTGGataaaatcattttcaaaaggaTACGTATGTAGACCAAGGACAGCCCTGCCAAAGTCCAAATCCATGCACAGGAAACAGGTCTGACTTGCTGCATGAGATGCAAACCAAGCTCCAGCTCTGGTGGTACAGAGAATAGACGACCCTTAACAGAGGGCCTCAGACCCCGTATTGATGAAGAACCCccaacaatatatatatatataaaaaaagaaaatctcttcctcgccctcctggccgtgcctccttccttcagactcgggtcctctaccagaggcctgggagtctgagggttctgcgcaggatcttagctgttcctaggactgtgctcttctggacagagatctctggtgtggttcctggtatctgttggagccatctgctcaggttgggtgttactgcccctagtgtcccgatcaccactgggaccactgttgccttcatgccccacattctctccatctcctccttcagcccttggtacttctccagcttctcgtgttccttcttcctgatgttgctatcacttgggattgctacatctatcaccaccactgtcttccgtgTTTTTATCCACCACACactgtcaggctggttggccaccaccatcttgtcagtctggatctggaagtcccacaggatctttgcctgcttgttctccagcactttcagggggtctcccacctggtccctgggacctccagcccatactcagtgcagatggcAGCAGCGCCACCCAGCGGCCGAGATGAGGACGTCATCAAACCGTGACTGGTTTGGCCGTTTTACTTCCATTATCCACCTATCTGTCCGATTGGCGAAATAACTTAAACGTTTATGAACACTTTTGAATGACATCCTAATGAAATCTTGATAATGGGCCAATTCTCGGGATGTTGGGTATTCCGAGGGGCTTTAATCATAAAGCAAACTACCATATGATACAACTTGcattactactgcctatatatTCTAAACTGCGGGTGTAAACAAtcatatgtggggaaatgagctgcttggtggaggtttgagctctctgctttgtttctactttttttttaactccaaaCTACAGTTCAGCTAGCAAATGGTCCTAAATGTCACGCATACGGTAT of the Takifugu flavidus isolate HTHZ2018 chromosome 19, ASM371156v2, whole genome shotgun sequence genome contains:
- the rpl7l1 gene encoding 60S ribosomal protein L7-like 1, yielding MAEEESKKVIKLVPEYLLKKRKSYQAIKATQAKLALQEKRKVSRGKGLKFKRLEDFLKDSHKKHRDESRILRLNRRPAARLPPAKNKLAFVVRIREIKGVSPKVMKVIHMLRLGKIFSGTFVEINKTSVSMLKLVEPYVAWGFPNLKSVRELILKRGQAKVGRRKVALTDNTFIEEHIGKHGIICLEDLIHEIYSVGEGFQAANDFLLPFRLSVPRHAAKDKVGVLKDVGNPGFRSSDINSIIRLLN